The Methanosarcina barkeri str. Wiesmoor DNA segment GTTTCCAGTTTAGGGTCTGCGGAAGAGGAAGTATTATTTGAAGCATTGTCAAAAGATTCGTTTGTCATTTGAGGCACAGGAAGCCGGGGATCAAGATACTGGTATACAGGTGAAAATTTCACAAGTACTCCGTCAGCTCCTTCGTATATCGTATCTACGGTAAGGTTAAGAATTTCAGTAGAGTTATTAGAATACACAAACTGAGAGCCTTCAGTAACTATGCAATCCTGAAGGGAAACTCCATTTCTGCTAAGTTCAATCCAGATTCTTTTGCCTTCGGTATCCGTGCCTTTTATATAAAGCTGATAATTCTGTAAAAAATTATGGGAATAGCCCGACCTGATATAAATTTCCTCTCCATTAATAGCAATAACAGAAAGGCTGTCTTTATCGGCAGAAATAATGGAAAGCTTTTCTTTATCGGCAGAAATAATGGAAAGCTTTTCTTTATCGGCAGCAGCTAAAGCAGGGGATATCGAGTAAAAGACTGAGAAGCATAAGAAGATAAGGAGGAAAAAGAAAAATACAGAAACAAGATTTACCTCCTTAATTTCCTTTCTTCTTTGTTTATCTGGAACGAGCATAAATGCATCTGCCTGCAATAATTTCTTCTTTAGTATCGTCGGCTTTTTTTATTACAAGGGCTCCATCTGGGGTTACTCCTACAGCTTTGCCTTCTATAATTCGCGAAGGCGTCGTGACTTTTACCTCTCTTCCAATGGTATCGGAAAGAGCAAGCCAGTCATTGAGAATATGCGAGAAAGGCTGGGTCTTGAAGAGTATATACTGCTGTTCAAGCTCAAAAAGGAAATCTTGCAGGAACGAAACCCTTTTTATATGCCTTCCAAGCTCGGCTTTCAAAGTTGTGGAGCCTGCACGGAAAGATTCAGGGATATCCTTCAAATCCATATTTACATTAATCCCTATTCCCAGCACAACATAATCTACCTTATCCACTTCAG contains these protein-coding regions:
- a CDS encoding S-layer protein domain-containing protein, producing the protein MLVPDKQRRKEIKEVNLVSVFFFFLLIFLCFSVFYSISPALAAADKEKLSIISADKEKLSIISADKDSLSVIAINGEEIYIRSGYSHNFLQNYQLYIKGTDTEGKRIWIELSRNGVSLQDCIVTEGSQFVYSNNSTEILNLTVDTIYEGADGVLVKFSPVYQYLDPRLPVPQMTNESFDNASNNTSSSADPKLETQAEGFDMPLFLLGLGAVLLVTGLFAGKGKKK